One genomic region from Electrophorus electricus isolate fEleEle1 chromosome 23, fEleEle1.pri, whole genome shotgun sequence encodes:
- the naif1 gene encoding nuclear apoptosis-inducing factor 1 isoform X2, giving the protein MASQAKKRKMNFSEREVEIIVEEMEKQKHILVNHFNAGVTHITKNNAWTEILKRVNAVTNCQRELAEVKKKWSDLKTEVRRKVAQARAAMEGTGDCATVPVILTAMQQRICNLLGEATIISLSAGEAGEAGAEIAVPVPISAATTVTLAQSIQSAPGTTCEIKTLEAETTYHTLEEGMVEYCTTETPVTVTTEAPVEMLAAQPECSVKPQELKSRIALNSAKLLQEQRITNLHVREIAQHLENQNDLLQMIRRSQEAQACAQERQAQALEGTQAALLALIQMFRPALKDLRKFLQNANSASMGVTAETGEGAASVPQQAEDGQ; this is encoded by the exons ATGGCATCCCAggccaaaaagagaaaaatgaatttcTCGGAAAGAGAAGTTGAAATAATCGTGGAGGAGatggaaaagcaaaaacacattttggtGAACCACTTCAACGCCGGCGTCACGCACATCACTAAGAACAACGCGTGGACAGAGATCCTGAAACGCGTCAACGCAGTCACCAACTGCCAGCGCGAATTGGCCGAGGTGAAAAAGAAATGGTCCGATTTAAAGACCGAGGTGCGTCGGAAGGTGGCCCAGGCCCGTGCGGCGATGGAAGGCACCGGGGACTGCGCCACGGTTCCCGTCATCCTTACCGCCATGCAGCAGCGAATCTGCAACCTGCTGGGAGAGGCTACCATCATCAGCCTGTCCGCCGGGGAGGCTGGCGAGGCTGGAGCGGAGATCGCGGTGCCCGTACCCATTAGCGCGGCCACCACGGTCACACTGGCGCAGA GTATTCAGTCAGCACCTGGTACAACTTGTGAAATAAAAACTCTAGAAG CAGAGACCACCTACCACACGCTCGAAGAGGGGATGGTGGAATACTGCACCACGGAGACCCCCGTCACCGTGACAACGGAAGCGCCCGTGGAGATGTTGGCGGCGCAGCCAGAGTGCTCGGTGAAACCGCAGGAGCTGAAGAGCCGCATCGCCCTCAACTCGGCCAAGCTTCTGCAGGAGCAGCGCATCACAAACCTGCACGTGCGCGAGATCGCCCAGCACCTGGAGAACCAGAATGACCTACTCCAGATGATCCGCCGCTCGCAGGAGGCCCAGGCCTGCGCCCAAGAGAGACAGGCTCAAGCCCTGGAGGGCACGCAGGCCGCCCTGCTGGCCCTCATCCAGATGTTCAGGCCTGCACTGAAAGACTTGAGGAAGTTCCTGCAAAATGCGAACAGCGCGAGCATGGGGGTCACTGCAGAGACTGGGGAAGGGGCGGCCAGTGTGCCACAGCAAGCCGAAGATGGGCAGTAG
- the naif1 gene encoding nuclear apoptosis-inducing factor 1 isoform X1 has protein sequence MASQAKKRKMNFSEREVEIIVEEMEKQKHILVNHFNAGVTHITKNNAWTEILKRVNAVTNCQRELAEVKKKWSDLKTEVRRKVAQARAAMEGTGDCATVPVILTAMQQRICNLLGEATIISLSAGEAGEAGAEIAVPVPISAATTVTLAQSIQSAPGTTCEIKTLEAAETTYHTLEEGMVEYCTTETPVTVTTEAPVEMLAAQPECSVKPQELKSRIALNSAKLLQEQRITNLHVREIAQHLENQNDLLQMIRRSQEAQACAQERQAQALEGTQAALLALIQMFRPALKDLRKFLQNANSASMGVTAETGEGAASVPQQAEDGQ, from the exons ATGGCATCCCAggccaaaaagagaaaaatgaatttcTCGGAAAGAGAAGTTGAAATAATCGTGGAGGAGatggaaaagcaaaaacacattttggtGAACCACTTCAACGCCGGCGTCACGCACATCACTAAGAACAACGCGTGGACAGAGATCCTGAAACGCGTCAACGCAGTCACCAACTGCCAGCGCGAATTGGCCGAGGTGAAAAAGAAATGGTCCGATTTAAAGACCGAGGTGCGTCGGAAGGTGGCCCAGGCCCGTGCGGCGATGGAAGGCACCGGGGACTGCGCCACGGTTCCCGTCATCCTTACCGCCATGCAGCAGCGAATCTGCAACCTGCTGGGAGAGGCTACCATCATCAGCCTGTCCGCCGGGGAGGCTGGCGAGGCTGGAGCGGAGATCGCGGTGCCCGTACCCATTAGCGCGGCCACCACGGTCACACTGGCGCAGA GTATTCAGTCAGCACCTGGTACAACTTGTGAAATAAAAACTCTAGAAG CAGCAGAGACCACCTACCACACGCTCGAAGAGGGGATGGTGGAATACTGCACCACGGAGACCCCCGTCACCGTGACAACGGAAGCGCCCGTGGAGATGTTGGCGGCGCAGCCAGAGTGCTCGGTGAAACCGCAGGAGCTGAAGAGCCGCATCGCCCTCAACTCGGCCAAGCTTCTGCAGGAGCAGCGCATCACAAACCTGCACGTGCGCGAGATCGCCCAGCACCTGGAGAACCAGAATGACCTACTCCAGATGATCCGCCGCTCGCAGGAGGCCCAGGCCTGCGCCCAAGAGAGACAGGCTCAAGCCCTGGAGGGCACGCAGGCCGCCCTGCTGGCCCTCATCCAGATGTTCAGGCCTGCACTGAAAGACTTGAGGAAGTTCCTGCAAAATGCGAACAGCGCGAGCATGGGGGTCACTGCAGAGACTGGGGAAGGGGCGGCCAGTGTGCCACAGCAAGCCGAAGATGGGCAGTAG
- the naif1 gene encoding nuclear apoptosis-inducing factor 1 isoform X3, with protein MASQAKKRKMNFSEREVEIIVEEMEKQKHILVNHFNAGVTHITKNNAWTEILKRVNAVTNCQRELAEVKKKWSDLKTEVRRKVAQARAAMEGTGDCATVPVILTAMQQRICNLLGEATIISLSAGEAGEAGAEIAVPVPISAATTVTLAQTAETTYHTLEEGMVEYCTTETPVTVTTEAPVEMLAAQPECSVKPQELKSRIALNSAKLLQEQRITNLHVREIAQHLENQNDLLQMIRRSQEAQACAQERQAQALEGTQAALLALIQMFRPALKDLRKFLQNANSASMGVTAETGEGAASVPQQAEDGQ; from the exons ATGGCATCCCAggccaaaaagagaaaaatgaatttcTCGGAAAGAGAAGTTGAAATAATCGTGGAGGAGatggaaaagcaaaaacacattttggtGAACCACTTCAACGCCGGCGTCACGCACATCACTAAGAACAACGCGTGGACAGAGATCCTGAAACGCGTCAACGCAGTCACCAACTGCCAGCGCGAATTGGCCGAGGTGAAAAAGAAATGGTCCGATTTAAAGACCGAGGTGCGTCGGAAGGTGGCCCAGGCCCGTGCGGCGATGGAAGGCACCGGGGACTGCGCCACGGTTCCCGTCATCCTTACCGCCATGCAGCAGCGAATCTGCAACCTGCTGGGAGAGGCTACCATCATCAGCCTGTCCGCCGGGGAGGCTGGCGAGGCTGGAGCGGAGATCGCGGTGCCCGTACCCATTAGCGCGGCCACCACGGTCACACTGGCGCAGA CAGCAGAGACCACCTACCACACGCTCGAAGAGGGGATGGTGGAATACTGCACCACGGAGACCCCCGTCACCGTGACAACGGAAGCGCCCGTGGAGATGTTGGCGGCGCAGCCAGAGTGCTCGGTGAAACCGCAGGAGCTGAAGAGCCGCATCGCCCTCAACTCGGCCAAGCTTCTGCAGGAGCAGCGCATCACAAACCTGCACGTGCGCGAGATCGCCCAGCACCTGGAGAACCAGAATGACCTACTCCAGATGATCCGCCGCTCGCAGGAGGCCCAGGCCTGCGCCCAAGAGAGACAGGCTCAAGCCCTGGAGGGCACGCAGGCCGCCCTGCTGGCCCTCATCCAGATGTTCAGGCCTGCACTGAAAGACTTGAGGAAGTTCCTGCAAAATGCGAACAGCGCGAGCATGGGGGTCACTGCAGAGACTGGGGAAGGGGCGGCCAGTGTGCCACAGCAAGCCGAAGATGGGCAGTAG